ATTATGGCATACTTCTCTAAGGAAAGGGGCGCGATAAAACATAGTCTCGAATTGTTTTGCAGTTCTAGAGGATCTTGACAAGAAGAGGAAAGATAACAGATTTGGACATTGCTAAATAGGAAGAGATTATTGAGGATGAGTATTTGGATGAGGAGGGTGATGAGTATGTTTGAGTAAGCTTATAAGTTAGTCaaattagtttttaaatatgtttttACATAATGTGTTTAGTAAATAGCAAAagttattataaaccaaaattatcTAAAAGTCATAAGTTTCTTACCTCCAATTTATAATATTTCAACTTAGGCACTTTCGTTTTGACCAAGTTTATTCTTAATCTTTTGTCATCCGCTAAATAACttgagaaatatatatttttagacaCTCCAAAAAATAATAGCtgacaaaatgtatatatatagttacatatatattttatacacCTTTTGACTAGCGAATGAAATTAATTTCAATCGACCAGCCAATTTCTATTTTGCTTGAATAACTTTCCCAAAATAAAAGACCTAATTCCAACTTAATTTTATTTCCACCATTCGTACTTTTTCATATAAAGAtgcttttaaatttatttttttgtaaaagcTTTAAGAATACTTCAGTCATTTTAGTATAAAAGTGTTTATTATCAcctttttaatacaaatacaccaaaatatttcCAGTTACAATatttatagcatgtttggccaagctggaaaaatcaacttattttgagaagtactttttttcaaaagtgcttttctcaaaagtacttttgatgagaagcaatttgtgtttggctaattaattatAAAGCACTACTAAGCAgcaatgtcacgacccggaatccccaccctcgggaccatgatggcgcctaacattcgggaccgtgatggcgcctaacatttcactttctaggcaagccaacgttagaatagtttttAGCCATTATTAACAAAAAAATTAACTGATACCAATTAAACTGTAATAACTGAAATAGAACTGAAATAAAGTAAGAAAAACCAAAATAACCGcaatatctagatacaatccTAGAACTTGTGTCACCAGCGCACGAGCAAttagaataatacagataatggtTTGAATGAAAGTAAACTATCTAAAAAGAAATAAACAACTAGGATAAGGTTGAAGGGGACTTTACGGCTGCGAAcgacgagcagttgtacctcaagtctccatccGATAGttaatccgagcaatctactgaacgccactgggaccaactccaaaatttgcacaagaagtgcagagtgtagtatgagtacaaccgaccccatgtactctgtaagtgccgatcctaacctcgacgaagtagtgacgaggctatggcgggtcacttacaataacttgtacACAGTATAATAATGATAACAAGAAAGAGATACAGAAAGAGTTAGGCAACTAACTTAtaaaaataaactcaatcctcgaaatcagtaACACCAGAAATACCAATCCTTAGAATCTCGTACGAAAGCACTGAatccaacacaatacaacaagaaatacaaaacacacagtacgttgcggtgcgcaacccgatcccaccgtacaaacacaattctcccttatttcacctgttgtagcgtgtaacccgatcccaccgtacaaacataatcctcccttatttcaccatatcaatttcaataataacatgtcaaatctgttgcggcgcgcaacccgatcccaccatataatcataTTCAATATCATACTTATCCCTTACTTagccatatcaaaatcacatataaaattcgttgcggcgtgcaacccgatcccaccatatcaatatcaatcctttCTTATTCTaactattgcgacgtgcaacctgatccataagTAAAATCAATAAGTGAATTCAATTTAATAACTCGAATCACATGAATCTCTACGATTAAGGAATATAAAAGCAAAACCATAAAAGAATCTCGTACCAAATCAAGAAATGCTACAATTAATACTGagcaacaagacaagccaaaTATATGATAGTTAAAGCGTATAAGTAAGATAATTAAGGCAAGTAACAGTTAATCATGGAAGCATGGAAGAAACTAACATTTTTAATAcgagaataataaatgacaagtagcaagttaagACATAAGAAGCAATtgaagcatgtaacagttaatacatggaataaaataattaatgaaatacgggaaAGCATGGAAACAAGTAATTGACGATGTACATACAtacgtcacctcgcatatacgccactACACATGAAATTTAgatagcacatagctcaagggttcctattccctcaaatcaaggttagacccaacacttaccttgctctgcaagcaaatcaaagctatatcggggcctttcctctaaaatccacctccaaaccaatcgaatctaaccaaaaatcaactcaacaacatcaaataatgctaggaaAATCAAATACAAGacataaagttaagatttttatacttttccccaaaagtcaacaaaagtcaatcctggGGCCGCTTGCTAAAAAcctgagattcggaccaaaaatcaattacccattcacccccgagcccgattatataattagttttgaaatctgacctcaatgtgaggtctaaatcccaaatttgcaaaaacctcaaattcttcccaaatccctaattttctaccatgaaagaacatatATCAAGACTAGAAATTAATGTgtgttgatggaaatggaaaAAAACAAGTCAAAGTACACTAACCTATGAAAGGGTGATGAAATTTCTCCTCCAAATCGCCTCTACGCCGAGATCTAATgaaaagatggtgaaaaatgggtgaaatccctATTTTTCGAAGTTTAAATGActgggcgtcaggtgttcatcacgttcgcaagacacctgacgcgttcgcgaagggcactGCCTAGTTGGCTTACGCGATCACAAAACACTCTATGCATTCGTGTAGGCTTAGCCCACCTCGCCTTCGCATTCACGAGCCTGGGCTCGCGTTCCTGTAGAGTAAGTTCCATTCCCAGCCCCCCTCCTAACAGTACGTGATCGCGATAGAgtggccgcattcgcgaagggcagaCCCCCCCCCCACAACTACTCCGTGTTCACGTCTAAAACCTAGCGTTCGCGATGAGAAAATCCACCCCAGTCCTAaactactcttcgcgatcgcgggagtatCTTCGTGATCGTGAAGAAGCATTCACCAGAAACCAACAGAAACTAAACCAGCATTTTTCCTAAGTTCAACtcatccgtagcctatccgaaactcacccgagccctcggggcaccaaaccaaacatgcatttAAGCCCAACAACATTATACGAACTCACTCGCACATCCGAATAAcacctagaaccacgaatcaaacaccaaaacaaatgatgaaattttcaaagaaacttaagaactttcaatttttcaactggacgtccgaatcaagtcaaatcaactccgttttgcactaaATTTtgtaaacaagtcataaatactgaattgaacctataccaagttccggaaccaaaatccaaactcggtagcaacaaagtcaatgtacagtcaaacttatgaatcctttaaacctttaaattgctagttttcaacaaattgcgttaattcaagttagggaatttcgaattcgatttcgcgcatacgcccaagtcccaaatcacgataaggACCCACAGAGACCGTCAAAATACCGATTTGGGTCTATTTATACAAAACGTTGACCGTAGTTAACTCAAATAAGTTTTATggcacgatttcacattttcattaattttctcataaaaaccttcTGGAAAAAGGACACGGATttcacacgcaaatcgaggagggctAAATGGATTAATTCAAGGTCTTGGAATACAAAAATGAAGGGTAAAACTAttaatgacctatcgggtcatcatattttccacctctaaaacaagcgttcgtcctcgaacggacatagaaaggtacctagACTAGctaaaaggtgtggatatctactctgcatgtccgacttggCTTCCCACGTGGCTGCCtggatcggctgacctctccactgcacttgagctgaaggataactcttaaacctcaactgcaggacctgtcgggctagaatatccaccggctcctcctcataagtcaaatccttgtccaattggattgagctaaaatctaacacagcggacggatcaccgtgatacttccatagcatggacacatggaacactagatgaactgtTGATAAACTAAGTGGCAATGCGaatttgtaggccacctcacccactctctcaaaaattcaaagggtctgatatacctagggctcaacttgcccttctatccgaacctcatcacacccttcatgggtgaaaactGGAAgaataccctctctccaaccatgaatgcaacatcacgaactctacgatcgGCATAATTCTGCTGTCTAGACTGAATGGtgtgaagtcgatcttgaataatcttaaccgtgtccaaggcatcctgaaccaaatttgtacccaacaaacgagcctcccccggctcgaaccatccaactagcgaacgataccgcctcccatataatgcctcatagagaGCCATACGAATGCTCGAgcggtagctgttattgtaggcaaactctgaaAGTGGcaggaactgatcccaagaacccctaaaattCATAACGCAAGTGTGAAATATATCCTCCattatctgaatagtgtgttcggactgcccgtccgtctggggatgaaatattgtacttaaCTCCagccgcgtgcctaactcacattgtacatccctccagaagtgtgacgtgaactgcatacctcgatctgaaatgatagacacaagCACACCGTGAAGAAGGACTATCTCGCGAATGTAGATCACATCTAGCtgctatgaagaataggtaactgccactagaatgaaatgtgttgacttgttcaacctgtccacaatgacccataccgcatcaaacttcttctgaATATAtgggagtctaacaacaaaatcaatagtgatacgctcccacttccactcaggaatctctaacctttaaagcaaaccaccagccttttgatgctcgtactttacttgctgacaatttagatatcgagctacatatacaactatatcattcttcatcctcctccaccaacaATATtttcgcaagtcctgatacatcttggcatcACCGAGATAAATAAAATATCGGGAACTATGGGCctcatcaagaatcaactcacaaagcccatccatattgggcacacaaatacggccctgcatccgcaaaaccccatcatctccaacagtaacctgcttggcaccactgtgtcgcactgtgtccttaaggacaagcaaatggggatcatcatactgacattctTTTATGCGCTCATACAAGAAAAACCGAGCGGTTGTGCAAGCTAGAGcacgactgggctccgaaacatctaacctcacgaactgattggccaaatcctgaacatctGCTGCAAGCGAtttctcaccaactggaatgtacgcaaggctacctatactcacagcctttctactcatggcatcggccaccacattggccttcctgggatggtacaaaatagtaatatcatagtctttcaacatctCCAACTACCTCATCTgcctcaagttaagatccttctgctttaaaaATTATTGTAGACTTCGATGATCCATGAATACCTCGCAcgacatgccgtaaagatagttcctccaaatcttcagcgcatgaacaatggctgccaactctaagtcatgaacagggtaattcttctcgtgaaccttcaactgtcgtgatgtgtatgcaatcaccctgccatcatGCATCAATATTGCACCGGGCCTAAAAggagaggcatcacaatacaccgtgtaggatcctgaaccGGTGGGcaacactagcgttgtagtcaaaacagtcttgagcttctgaaagctcagctCATACTCaactgaccatctgaatggggcacccttctgggtcaatttagtcaatggggcTACAATGGATGAAAACCcatccacgaaccggcgataataacccgccaaacccagaaaactctggatctctgtagctaaagtaggtctaggccagttctgaactacctcaatcttcttaggatctacctccATGCCCTCTGCCAATACAATATACCCCAACAAGGGAattgagtccaaccaaaactcacactttgaaaacttggaatataactggctatctctcaaagtttgaagtacaatccgaagatgttgcttaTGCTCCTCTCGACAATGGGAGTAGATGAATatattatcaatgaatacaatcacaaaagaatccaagtagggcttgaacacctggtttatcaaatccataaatgttgtcggggcatttgtcaacccaaatgacatcattaggAACTCATAAagaccataccgagtctgaaaagccgTCTAGGGACATcgaatgccctaatcttcaactgatggtagctagacctcaaataaatctttgaaaacacattggcaccctgaagctgatcaaataagtcatcaatcctcagcaacggatacttgttcttgatagtgaccttattcaactgtcgatagtctatacacatcctcatcgacccatctttcttcttcacgaacaacacgggcgcacccTAGGGAAAGACATTAGGTCTATTGAATCCCTTATctagaaaatcttgcaactgctccttcaattccttcaactctagcggagccatacggtatggaggaatagaaatgggctgagtgcccggaccCAAATtgatacagaaatcaatatccctgtcgggtggcatccccgacagatctgcaggaaacacctctgcaAACTCACGAAAAATTGGtactgaatctatggaaggaacttacgcactagaatcacggacataggCCAAATAATCTAGACATCCCTCTCAACCATacatcgagccttcacataagaaataactctgctggtatagtggccaagagtccctctctactctaatcgaggcaaccccggcatggatAAGGTCACCGACTTGGCGTGACAgttcaatatagcatgataaagtgacaaccaatacatacccaagataacatcaaaatctaccatatcaagaagtagaagatctactctagtctcaagcctcccaatagtaatcacacacgagcgatagacgcgatcaacaacaatagaatctcccatagcCATGGAtacatacataggagcactcaaagaatcacgaggcacaaccagatatgaagcaaagcaggatgacacgtaggaataagtagatcctggatcaaatagaactaaagcatatCTATACAAACCTGGAACAATCACTGTGATAACGtcgtcagatgactcggccttaggCCTAGTTTGGAAAGCATAACATCAGGGTTGGGGCCCACCTCTCTGAACcacatctctgggacggcctctagctggatggcttccacctctaatggcctgacctccacctctaacggcttgACCTCCATATCTGGattcctgacccctgcctctagctagctgagcgggcagtggagcaactggtgccggaaccatggcatgggaactctgttgtggcatgccGCCCAAAGTCTCGGACAGAACCTTCTGATGTGACCAAtgccaccacactcaaaatacaCATCCTGttgttgtggctgctgaagctaaagctgacccgaacgggccgaaTAACTATGGTGATAGCTCTGAatcagaggtgcactaataggagatgatggtgcactataggctggcTACCCAAAATGAGGCACATAAGAACCACGGTTCCCTGAAGCACTATGAGATGCCTGAAGCACTGAATGAAATGGACTGGGATGATGGCCTCTACCAACCTGCCTCCAGATGTGGTACCACTAAAACTGCCAGAATAATaaggcctcttatctgacaccgGCCCCCTCTCCTGAACACGAATCAACTtgatccgtctagcaatatctacgGCCATCTAGAAAGAAATATCACTCCCGAACTCCTTGGCAATCTGAAGCCTGAGAGTGAAAGTGAGCTCATCAATAAATCTcatcactctctccctctcagaaGAAAGCAAGATAGTGGCATTgtgagctaggtccacaaatcaaGTCTCGTATTGGGTGATAGTCATACCCCCTTGCTGAAGAATCTCAAACTTCATacggtactcctctctcagagcgacaggaatgaacttctctagaaatagttaTGAGAACTGATctcaggtaagtgcaggtgaaccAGCTAGTCTAGTCAACATACAATCTCTCCACCATCTTTGGGCGGAACCATTCATTTGAAATGctacaaaatcgaccccattggtctcaactatacctatgTTGCGCAATACCTCGTGGCAACGGTCCAggaaatcttgtgggtcctcagacgATGCACCATTGAAATGAACAGGAAAGaacttggtaaacttatccaacctcaacattGCCTCAGAAGACAAAGCGTGCCTATCACCCGCccgtgccgcaacaaccggctgaactaccccaactaaaGGTGTtgttggagtctgatactggggagccacctGCTCCGAGGAATGAGTAGCGGGcatttgtgctcctcccccagcccgagAGACAGTTGGTGCCACCGGGAATGTATCAGTTTAGGCCACATGATCCATAAGTCCCACCAAatagactagagcgtcctgaattactggagtggctatgaacccctccggaacatAAGCTGGTCCGACGGGAACAATCTGAGCGGAAACCTCCTCCTTAAAATCCACCTAAGGCTCCACTGCGGGTGCTGCTACTCGAgctaggggtgggcgttcggtcggtttggttcgatttcaAGAAATTCGGTTCGGTTATTTGGTTTTCGATTTTGTAAACCGAAACCGAACTGAAATAAGTTCGGTTTTTTAATTTTGGTCAGGTTTATTTCTAATCGATTTTCGGTTTGAACATTATTATATTGTTCTCTCTCTATATAATAATTGGACTGACGAATTTGTtggttttctttcaaaattttggTAAATTAGACTGAAACCGACCGAAAATTTGTTGGTTTGCTAATAATTTAGTTTTTTGGTTAACCGAACCAAATAAATTaataaccgaaaaccgaaccaaaaaactaaaattttaaaattttaaactgaaACCGACCGAaaaaacaaaataactgaaactgaaataaaaatattttcggttCGGTTCGGTCGGTTTCTTCGATTCGGACCgaattatgcccacccctaactcgagctctaggctgagctctgcctctacctctagcatgacctcggcgtCGACCTCTTCCCCTAGTCGTAGCTGCCACAAGGGGCTCCGGCTCCTGTTCGGCTGTAGATACAgtgtgtgttctcaccatctgtgagagaacaaggATAAAAGgcttcaatcatcaatgatagaataaaaatcgcatgacagagtaAGAAATAAGTGACATTCTTCCTAAACTCCATCGCCTCTAGAaaataagtatagacatctctgtaccaatcctccagactctactaagattgcttgtgactcatgagacctaggtaacctagtgctctgataccaacttgtcacgacccgaaatccacaCCCTTGGGACCGTGATGgaacctaatatttcacttgctaggcaagccaatgttagaatagtttttagccatttttaacaaacagATTAATTTATACCACTTAAACTGTAATAACTAAAATAGAATTGAAATAAAATGAGAAAAACTAAAATAACCACAATAATtagatacaatcccagaactCGTGTCACCAGTGCACAAGCGACTGgaataatacagataatggtctgaatgaaagtaaactgtctgaaaagaaataaaaaactaGGATAAGGTAGAAGGAGATttcagggctgcgaacgccgagcagctgtacctcaagtctctgtcCGATCGTCAATCCGATCAGTCCACTGAATGCCACTGGGACCGGCCCCAAAATCTGCAAAAGAagtgaagagtgtagtatgagtacaaccgaccccatgtactctgttagtgtcgagcctaacctcgatgaaatagtgacgaggcaaaGACGGGTCACTTATAATAACATGTATGCAGTATAATAATGATAACAGGAAAGAGATGCAAAAAGAGTCAGGCAActaacttatgaaaataaactcaatcatCGAAATCAGTAACACCAAAAATACCAATCCTCATAATCTTGTACGAAAGCActgaagccaacacaatacaataaggaatacaacacacacaattcattgcggcacgcaacccgatcccaccatacaaACACAATTCTCCCTTATTTCACAAGTTACGGTGTGAAACACGATCCCACTatacaaacacaatcctcccttatttcaccatatgaatttcAATAATAACATGTCAAATCCATTGCGACACGCAACCtaatcccaccatataatcagaatgaATATCATTTTCCTCCCTTATTTCgccatatcaaaatcacatataaaatctgtTGCGACGGaaaacccgatcccacaatatcaaTCCTTTCTTATTCTACATGCTGcgcgcgtgcaacccgatccataaataaaattaataagtGTATTCAATTTAATAACtcgaatcacaagaatctctacgattaacgaATATAAAAGCAAAACCATAAAAGAATCTCGTACCAAAACAAGAAATGCTACAATTAATACTGAGCAATAAGATAGGCCAAATATATGACAGTTAGactgtacaagtaagacaattaaggcaagtagcaattaatcatgaaAGCATGGAAGAAACTAACATTTTTAATAcgagaataataaatgacaagtGGCAAGTTAAGGCATAGAAAGCAATTAAAGTATGCAACAGTTAAGAcctggaataaaataattaatgaaatatggaAAAGCATGGAAACAAGTAATTGACGGCGTacatacactcgtcacctcgcatatacgccgctacacatgaaatttacatagcacatagctcaagggttcctattccctcaaatcaaggttaaacccaacacttacctcgcttcgcaagcaaatcaaagctatatcggggcctttcctctaaaatccgcctccaaaccaatcgaatctaaccaaaaatcgaCTCAACAACATCAATTAAtgctaggaaaatcaattacaagATATAAAGTTAAGAGCTTTACacttttctcaaaaagtcaacaaaagtcaaccccggaccc
The DNA window shown above is from Nicotiana tomentosiformis chromosome 8, ASM39032v3, whole genome shotgun sequence and carries:
- the LOC138897805 gene encoding uncharacterized protein, whose protein sequence is MVPAPVAPLPAQLARGRGQESRYGGQAVRGGGQAIRGGSHPARGRPRDVVQRGSTYSYVSSCFASYLVVPRDSLSAPMYVSMAMGDSIVVDRVYRSCVITIGRLETRVFKPYLDSFVIVFIDNIFIYSHCREEHKQHLRIVLQTLRDSQLYSKFSKCEFWLDSIPLLGYIVLAEGMEVDPKKIEVVQNWPRPTLATEIQSFLGLAGYYRRFVDGFSSIVAPLTKLTQKGAPFRWSVEYELSFQKLKTVLTTTLVLPTGSGSYTVYCDASPFRPGAILMHDGRVIAYTSRQLKVHEKNYPVHDLELAAIVHALKIWRNYLYGMSKANVVADAMSRKAVSIGSLAYIPVGEKSLAADVQDLANQFVRLDVSEPSRALACTTARFFLYERIKECQYDDPHLLVLKDTVRHSGAKQVEQVNTFHSSGSYLFFIAARCDLHSRDSPSSRCACVYHFRSRGSWDQFLPLSEFAYNNSYRSSIRMALYEALYGRRYRSLVGWFEPGEARLLGTNLVQDALDTVKIIQDRLHTIQSRQQNYADRRVRDVAFMVGERAEDYELLDIINDGSLSTLKKNAEEYKAAPLPSKYGTYCKWTMKEKLK